In a genomic window of Diabrotica undecimpunctata isolate CICGRU chromosome 2, icDiaUnde3, whole genome shotgun sequence:
- the LOC140433132 gene encoding testis-specific serine/threonine-protein kinase 3-like: MLETLKKLSISERCSKNSSIFGFCIGQVIGKGAYSKVCLATRCGTNQKSACKIINRNNPREEFINKFVNRELDIIRMVKHRNIVKVIKIVEAPSKIYVFMEFCRLGDILEYIKDNGPFTEQKTKVLFKQILDAVHYLHNLGIAHRDIKCENIFLSNVNIAKLGDFGFARHCRTKSGKSILSDTFCGSVAYVPPEMLQKKQYDPMKYDVWALGCVLYIFFFAQMPFDDTDTRQMVKDQLNRNVKHLDWCSHNLGDLLLRILEPDVHVRITTSQVMRHLWLDSVKYTAKKMNRPFVSLSDSQLI, encoded by the exons ATGTTAGAGACGTTAAAAAAGTTGTCAATTTCTGAAAGATGTTCCAAAAATTCAAGTATTTTTGGTTTTTGTATTGGGCAGGTGATCGGAAAAGGAGCCTACAGCAAAGTCTGTCTAGCTACTCGCTGTG GCACTAATCAGAAATCAGCATGTAAGATAATAAACAGGAACAACCCACGTGAAGAATTTATCAATAAATTTGTTAACAGGGAGCTGGACATTATCCGAATGGTCAAGCATCGGAATATAGTAAAAGTGATTAAAATTGTTGAGGCTCCGagtaaaatttatgtttttatggAGTTTTGTAGGTTGGGCGATATTTTGGAATATATTAAAGACAATGGACCCTTTACGGAACAAAAAACTAAGGTATTGTTTAAGCAG ATTTTGGATGCTGTTCACTACCTACACAATTTGGGTATCGCGCACAGAGACATCAAATGCGAGAACATTTTTTTATCCAACGTTAACATTGCAAAACTAGGCGACTTCGGATTTGCCAGACATTGCCGAACCAAATCGGGCAAATCTATCCTCTCAGACACGTTTTGCGGATCAGTAGCGTACGTACCTCCCGAAATGCTGCAAAAGAAACAGTACGATCCCATGAAGTACGACGTTTGGGCTTTAGGGTGCGTCTTGTACATATTTTTCTTCGCTCAAATGCCTTTTGATGATACTGATACGAGGCAAATGGTCAAAGATCAATTGAATCGGAACGTCAAGCATTTGGATTGGTGTTCTCATAATTTGGGAGACTTATTACTTAGGATCTTGGAGCCGGATGTTCACGTAAGGATAACAACCAGTCAAGTTATGCGCCATCTGTGGTTGGATTCTGTAAAGTATACTGCCAAAAAGATGAATAGACCTTTTGTCTCTTTATCTGATAGtcaattgatttaa